The segment GAGCGCCAACCCGAGCGCGCCCTGGCCCTGGGCCAGGAGATCGCGGCCCGCCCCGCGGGCAAGCGGCCCGACTACGTGATCCTGGTCAACGAGAAAGGCACGCTGGTGCGCAATGCCCGGGTGCTGGGCGAGGCGGGCATCCGCAGCTTTGCCGCCTTCAGCGGCCTGCTGCCCCAGGAACGGCGACGCTGGGCCCCGCGCCGCGGCCTGCCCATGCTGCTGGGCAGCCTGGAGCCCGATGCCGAACAGGCCGGCTATCTCACGGCCAAGGCCCTGATCGAGCAGGGCCGCCAGCGCGCCGGCGCGCAGACGCCCTTGCAGCTGCTGTCCATCGCCGGCGACCGCTCCACCCCGGTGTCCATCCAGCGCAACGAGGGCCTGCGCCGCGCCCTGCGCGAGGCGCGCTCGCCCCGGCCCGAGCTGGTGGAGCAGCTCTTCGCCGAATGGCAGCGCGGGCGGGCCCAGGAGCTGGCCCTGGGAGCCCTGCAGCGCCACCCCGGCCTGGATCTGGTCTGGGCCGGCTCCGACCAGATGGCCTTCGGCGCCATGGAGGCCGCCGAGCAACTGGGCCGCCAGCCCGGCCGCGATCTGCTCTTTGCCGGCATCAACACCTCGCGCGAAGCCATGCAGGCGGTGCTGGACGGCCGGCTCGCAGCCCTGGCGGGTGGCCACTTCATGGCCGGAGCCTGGGCCCTGCTGATGCTCCACGACTATCACCACGGCTACGACTTCGCGGACGCCGGCCTCGAGCAGGAGCAGC is part of the Shinella sp. XGS7 genome and harbors:
- a CDS encoding ABC transporter substrate-binding protein, which translates into the protein MRTFLALLLSWCCGPALALSVAFINPGHADEQFWRSASEAMQAAARSLGVELELLYAERQPERALALGQEIAARPAGKRPDYVILVNEKGTLVRNARVLGEAGIRSFAAFSGLLPQERRRWAPRRGLPMLLGSLEPDAEQAGYLTAKALIEQGRQRAGAQTPLQLLSIAGDRSTPVSIQRNEGLRRALREARSPRPELVEQLFAEWQRGRAQELALGALQRHPGLDLVWAGSDQMAFGAMEAAEQLGRQPGRDLLFAGINTSREAMQAVLDGRLAALAGGHFMAGAWALLMLHDYHHGYDFADAGLEQEQPMFMLFGKAEARRYLARFGEGMPALDFRPYSRRFSTSPQRLKVQNLLLGPQ